DNA from Actinomycetota bacterium:
GTTCGTCCGGAAGTTGTTTTCGCCAGTAGCACTCCCCTTACTATTGCTTTTCCGGGCGCATACACTGCGCGTCGTTGCCGCGTGCCGATGGTGCTAGAGGTTCGGGACCTGTGGCCGGAAGTCCCGATAGCGCTAGGAGCCCTCAGGACCCCATTGGAACGCGTAGCTGCACGATGGCTGGAGCGGTTCGCCTACAGGAATGCGGCTCGCGTGGTTGCGCTCTCGCCCGACATGAAAAGAGGGGTAACCGCGACAGGATACCCTGCTGAGAAGGTTTCTGTGATACCCAACGCCTGCGACATCGAGTTGTTCGCATCGGCAGAGATTGCTGGAGAGCAGCTGCGCATGTCGGAGTCGTGGATTGGGCAGAATCCGCTGATTGTCTACTGTGGGACAGTCGGTCTTGTAAACGGAGTTGAGTACCTTGTTCACGTCGCTGTGGAGATGCTGCGCCTAAACCCCGAGGTGAGGTTTCTTGTCGTGGGAGGCGGTCGATGCCTGAGTGATGTCAAGGCCCTGGCTGCTAAGCTCGGCGTGTTGGATAAGAATATGCGCTTTATGAGTGAGCTGCCCAAGAGTGATATTCCAGCGGTGTTGGGTGCGGCAACGTTAGCGATTTCTACTGTTATAGACCAACCGGTGCTTCATGCGAACTCGGCAAACAAGGTCTTTGATGCAATGGCGGCGAGCACGCCTGTGGTGAT
Protein-coding regions in this window:
- a CDS encoding glycosyltransferase family 4 protein, yielding MRIVYLHQYFNTANMAGGTRSFEFARRLVTMGHSVDMITTDRFGERTTSGWVVTEEDGIQVHWTHVPYSNTMTYGDRMRAFGQYSLLAGSRAASVRPEVVFASSTPLTIAFPGAYTARRCRVPMVLEVRDLWPEVPIALGALRTPLERVAARWLERFAYRNAARVVALSPDMKRGVTATGYPAEKVSVIPNACDIELFASAEIAGEQLRMSESWIGQNPLIVYCGTVGLVNGVEYLVHVAVEMLRLNPEVRFLVVGGGRCLSDVKALAAKLGVLDKNMRFMSELPKSDIPAVLGAATLAISTVIDQPVLHANSANKVFDAMAASTPVVINHEGWLADLFRENSAGLVVPARDSALAARNIDALLRDQDRLSKMRDSSFMLASTRFCRDSLARQLEGVLLDALGESESGTKG